In Pongo pygmaeus isolate AG05252 chromosome 19, NHGRI_mPonPyg2-v2.0_pri, whole genome shotgun sequence, the genomic stretch ccctgtgGGGTGTGAGGATGACCAGTCTCTCAGCAAGTACGAGTTTGTGGTGACCAGCGGGAGCCCTGTAGCTGCAGACCGAGGTGGGTGCCCCCAGGCGGAGTGTCCTTTTTGTGAGAAGATGCTCTCGCCCTGCGCTAATGCCTGCTCTTGCTCTGCCCCCGCCCTTCTCCCCAGTGGGCCCCACCATCCTGAATAAGATTGAAGCGGCTCTGACCAACCAGAACCTGTCTGTGGATGTGGTGGACCAGTGCCTTGTCTGCCTCAAGGAGGAGTGGATGAAGTAAGCAACAGTGTGGGCGAGGCCCCTTTGCTTGCGACCCTGGAGGAAACCTGGAGCTGTTTCCAAAAGAGGAGCTGGGCCGTGGCCactgagggaggagccaagagaagaggttgggggtggggttccAACTCCAGGTCCGCCACTGCAAAGCTCAGGTGGCCTCGGGAAGTGGTCATCATCTCTGCCCCCGGCTCCTGcatggggaggtgggggtggtgcCTGCGTTGGAGAGCGGTTGAGGCTTGGGCAAGGGCTCCACGCTCACAGGAGGGTTCATAATGGAAGCTCTGTCATCTGCTGTGCAATTAACTTCAAAACCTGAAAGCCCAGTAACCCATGCCCCCcccagcttttgtttttttgtttgtttttttttttttgagtcaaagttgtgctcttattgcccaggctggagtgcaatggcatgatcttggctcaccacaacctctgcctcccgggttcaagcgattcttctgcctcagcctctgaaatagctgggattacaggcaccccccaccatgcctggctaattttcgtatttttagtagagacggggtttcagcatgttggccaggctggtcttgaactcctgacttcgtgatccgcccaccttggcctcccaaagttctgggattacaggcgtgagccactgcacccggccccctgggtttgttttttttttgtaagcaaATTTATTTCCTCCTGCCTCGATTCTTGGTAGTTTTTTGGGTCAAATTTATTAATCAAACATTGTCCTGATTTAAAATCATGCAGTGAAGCTTAGGAGCAACGAGTGTCTTCCATGAGTTTAAGgaaggtttttctttcttcttggccTCTTGACAACAGCTTGAGGGAGAGTGTGGGAAGCGCACAGGCCCCATACCCATACCCGACAGAGGGCCGAGCCCAGCCCCGACAGCTTCCCTTCCTTGCTGGGACACAGCTCCTTTCAGCAGTTCAGGGGCCGAGCCTGCTGCCCCAAGGGTGTGGATTCCAGCTCTGCCTGCACAGCTCCTGCTGGTGCCAAAGCCGTGTCACCCCTGGTTGGCCCCGTGACCAGGGCTCGAGGGATTGTGCTGTGGTGTAtgagtgttttgttttggttttcttcagCAAAGTGAAGGTGCTTTTTAAGTTCACCAAGGTGGACAGTCGACCCAAAGAGGACACACACAAGCTGCTGAGCATCCTGGGTGCGTCCGAGGAAGACAATGTCAAGCTGCTGAAGTTCTGGATGACTGGCCTGAGCAAGACCTACAAGTCACACCTCATGTCCACAGTCCGCAGCCCCACAGCCTCGGAGTCTCGGAACTGACCTGTCACACACACCTGCCCGAAGACAGGGATGGCTGTCCACAGGCTCCTGCAGCCCTGTGAGAGGGACTGTCCCTTGAGTTTCTCAACTGCTGGAAGGAGCTGTGTCCCAGCAAGGAAGGGAAACCGTCAGGGCTGGGCTCGGCCCTGTCAGGTTTGGGGCTTGTGTACTTCCCACACTCTCCCTCAAGCCGTTGGAATCGCTGAAGATGGCAATGAAAGGCGGAGGGATGATGGGCTCTCTCTGTGTTCAGACCCCTTGGAGAGACACCTAGGAGGACAGCTTGCCTCTCAGGCCCCTTGTGGACTTAGACTCAAAACCCACAGGAGAAACAGGTCCGACTCGGTATGCAGTCGCAATAACATGTCCGCTCCTGAGGTTAACATTCAAGCGTTTCTACTTTGAAATTCAGCAAGAGTTTCTGGGCCTTATGTTTGAGGGTACCTTTTGCTGCAGTTGTGAATATTCAGTACATTGCCAGCTCTTGGTCACTGAGTGATTGAGTTAGGGCTCCGCAAGAGACTTTGGGGAGTGAAGTGGATCTGTTCCTCATCTTCCGGTCCTCTGAAATGTGTGTTCTGAAGCCATGGGGCTCATCTTCTGGGGTGTTCCCCTGCAGGTGCTGGTGAAGGTAACCTGGGGCTTAACGATGGAGCCCCTGATCATTTTTGCACAAGATAGGTTGCTGAGAGGTCAGCAAGCATCTGATTTGCCCAATCCCCTGGATATGGTGAGCCCCACCATGCTTTTATTCTGTATCGCTTTTGTCTTTATTGCCGCTTTCAACATTTACATTTGGTTACAGTTAACTATTTTCAGAGTGTGGTGATTGAAGACAATTTCATCATCccactgtacttttttttttgagagggagtttcactcttgttgcccaggctggagtgcaatggcacgatcttggctcactgcaacctccgcctcctgggttcaagcgattctcctgcctcagcctccagagtagctgggactacaagtgcgtgccaccacacccagctaatttttatttttatttttaattttttttgaggtggagtctcactgtgtttcccaggctggattgcagtggtgcgatcttggctcactgcaagctctgcctcccaggttcacgccattctcctgcctcagcctcctgagtagctggaactacaggtgcccaccaccatgcccagctaatttttgtattttttagtagagacagggtttcaccgtgttggccaggctggtctcaaactcctgatctcaagtgatccacccacctcagcctcccaaagtgctgggattacaagcgtgagccactctgcctggccttttttttttttttttttttttttttttttaaagagatggcatcttgctatgtcgtccaggctggtcttgaactcctgagttcaagcagtcctcctgcttcaacctacAGCTACAGGTACTCCCcactatacatttttaataaggaTTAATGGCTCAGAGGGATTTTATGGTAGTTTTGAtgatttgtttctagttttttgtgtttatatttaacaTGAAGACCAAGTTTATATAACTAGGTATCTGTATAATGCAACAACATTGGAACACaataaagatgtatttttgtAAATTGTTACCACATGGTTTTCTTGGTTTGATGCCTAATATTTATTTGTGCTCAGGCACAGGAATACTATGGTTAAGAAATAGCAGTgagtcggctgggcgcagtggcttacgcctgtaatcccagcactttgggaggctgaggcaggcggatcacgaggtcaggagatcgagaccatcctggctaatatggtgaaaccctgtctctactaaaaatagaaaaattagccaggcgtggtggtgggtgcctgtagtcccagctactcaggaagctgaggcaggagaatcgctttaacccgggaggcagaggttgcagtgagcccagatcacaccactgcactccagccttggcaacagagtgagactccgtctcaaaaaacaaaacaaaacaaaataccagtGAGTGGCCAATTCGCACGGTTAAGCTGCTATAATGATCATAGACAATCTTCTCCAAGGTAGTCGTTGGAGTTGGTGTTGGAGAGAAGCAAACACTCATTTATCCCAAGGACGTCTGTTGAGTGTCCATGCCCAtgtccttttcattttgttcagcTTTAGGAAATGGCTCATCCCTTAATGATGATGATATTTAAAGACATGTCCATCTGAGAGGAAGATGGCTGGAATCACCCTGGGTGACCGTGGCAATCCCTAAAACAGCAGGGTTCACGGTTTAGTCATCTACCTCAAGTGGGAGGGGACCCCCTGGCCAGTGTGGGTCAAGGGAGAGATGACCACCCACTGTCCCCCCCGGCTTCGGGTACAGATTCCTCTGTTTCGTGCATGGCATTCCTGGGAACGTGGCTCTGTGCTCAGTTTTTGCCAGTTGTCTGCCAGTTTAGTGGCTGAATCCACTTGGCAAGTAGGAGCCCAGTGTAAGCTCTGCATTCACTTCAGGGGCATGTGTGACCTGGATTTCCCATGTCTAACAGTTCGCTGGCGAGGGGGCAGGCAGGGCCCTATGCCGactggtattttgtttttgtttttgttttttgagacagagtcttgctccgttgccaggctgtagtgcggtggtgtgatctcggctcactgcaagctccgactccctggttcaagcaattctcctgcctcagcctcctgagtaaatgagattacaggtacatgccaccacacccggctaatttttgtatttttagtagagacggggtttcaccatgttggccacactggtctcaaactcctgaccttgtgttgcgcctgcctcggcctcccacagtgctggaattagaggggtgagccaccgcacccagccgccgACTGGTGTTTCTAGGCAGCTGTGGGCTTTTTCTCCCCACGGGTATGCAGTTCTTGAAGATTTTTCCCATTGGTCATGAGTGCAGAAGAGCAGGAGGCTGAGCTGAACCTATGCCAGCCCAAGACCAGGCCAGACTCTGCTGTCCTTGTGAGGGAATAGGGGTTCCTGATTTTGTAGCTTTTCACACCAAGTGGAAGAGATAGAAAGCAAGTTTCAGATCTTGAACCTTCCCCATGTGTTTGAAGGCAGTCAAGGGTTTCCTGATTTTACATTCAAGATACTTACattcagggccaggcgcggtggctcacgcctgtaatcccagcactttgggaggccgaggcaggaggattgcctgaggccaggagttggagatcagcctggccaacatggtgaaaccccgtctctacttaaaaaaaaaaaaaaaaaaaaaaaattagccaggctggtgatgtacacctgtagtcccagctactcaggaggctgaggcaggagaatcacttgagctcttatatattttggaaattaacccCTTATCTGATAATATACTTTgtataaccttttaaaaaataaattgtgtatatttaaggcaCACGACATGATGTTATgagttacatacacacacatatattaaaatggttattatagccaggcgctgtggctcacatctgtaatcccagcactttgggaggccaaggtgggcggatcacctgaggtgaggtgttcgagaccagcctggccaacatggtgaaaccccgtctccactaaacatacaaaaattagccgggcgtggtggtgggtgcctgtaatcccagctagtcaggaggctgaggcaggagaatcgcttgaatctgggagacggaggttgcagtgagccaagatcacgtcactgctgacagagcaagactccatctgaaaaataaataaataaataaaaaactaggctgggtgcggtggctcatgcctgtaatcccagcgctttgggaggccgaggcgggcggatcacgaggtcaggagattgagaccatcctggctaacatggtgaaaccccatctctactaaaaatacgaaaaattagctgagtgtggtggcgggcacctgtagtcccagctacttgggaggctgaggcaggagaatggcatgaacccgggaggcagagcttgcagtgagctgagatcgcgccactgcactccagcctgggcaacagagcaagactccgtctcaaataaataaataaacaaacaaacaaataactaaaTGTTGTAACAcaaaaaaggataaatgcttaaggtgatggatatcccatttaccctgaCGTGATTATTACAAATTGCATgtctgtaccaaaatatctcatgtacccgataaatatatatacctactatatacccacaaaattaaaaatagaaactggaagacaaaaaataaataaaagtcaaataAAGCTTCTCATTTTGTTGTCTGCCTTTGGTAGATTTCCAGCCCTGAAGTGGCtgtttttgaaaactgttttcccccagttttatttttgtttatcccTCTCTGGAGGGATTTGAGTCCTCTCTGGAGGGATTTGAGTCCTCCTTTATACTTCCACAACTCCAAGTCCCTCCTCTCATTATCGttttagatgaggaaagtgaagctCAGAAGAGATGAATCAATTTGTCCTAGACCATGCAGCTAGGAAGCCTGGGAGCCAGCACTAAACTCaagtgttctttttctttgttaagaattttattcgccaggcgcggtggctcacgcctgtaattccagcactttgggaggccgaggcaggcggatcacgaggtcaggagatcgagaccattctggctaacacgatgaaacccccgtctctactaaaaatacaaaaaaaaatttagccgatgtggtggtgtgcacttgtagtcccagctacttgggaggctgaggcaggagaactgcttgaacctaggaggtgaaggttgcagtgagccgagatcatgccactgcactccagcctgggcgacagagcaagacctcatctcaaaaaaaaaaaaaaaaaaaaaaaaaaaaaaaaaaaggccgggcgcggtggctcacgcttgtaatcccaacccaacactttggaaggccgaggcaggtggatcatgaggtcaggagttcgagaccagcacggccaagatggtgaaaccccgtctctactaaaaatacaaaaattagccaggtgtggtggcgggcgcctgtaatcccagctgctcgggaggctgaggcagagactcacttgaacccgggaggcagaggttgcagtgagccaagatcacaccactgcacaccagcctgggtgaaagaacgaggatccgtctcaaaaaaaaaaaaaaaaagaattttattgacGTAATCActgacatacatttttatttacacCATACAATTTGACATATGTGTATATCCGTGAAACCACCACAGTCAACCTGATAAACACACATCCATCACTCCACTTCCTCGTGGCTTTGTTGGCCTCCAGGCTACACTGGTCTGCTTTCCCTCAGTCTAGTTTgcgttttctagaattttatgtagatggaatcatacagtatgtactctttttgtCTGGCTTTTCCCACTCAGTATTGATGAAATTCATCCACGTCGTAGCACATGTgagtactgtttttttttttggaggggggacagggtcttgctgtgtcacccaggctggagtgcaatggcatgatcttggctcactgcaacgttagtctccagagctcaagcgattctcccacctcagcctcctgagtagctgggattacaggcacatgccagtgcactcagctaatttttgtattttttggtagagacagtgtttcaccatgttggccaggctggtttcaaattcctgaactcaagctatcctcctgcctcagcctcccaaagttctgggataacaggcatgaaccaccgtgccaggccacttcattctattttattgctaaatagcATTCCCTTGTATAGATATACGAAAGCTTATTTACCTATTTACCTGCTGACGTCTGTTTGGGTTGTTCTAGGCACATAAGCCTGCCAGGACACGTGCTTGTGTTAATGGATCCCGTCCTTTCTCCTAGCAGTGGGATAGCTGGATCATATGGAAGGTGcaagtttaatattttaataaacttttaatttagaataatttgatttacagaaaagtttcgAGGATAGAACAGAGAGATCCATTTACCCCCACGCAGCTTCCTTTGTTAACCTTTTACATTCCTTTCATACATTTGTCAAAGCTAAGAAACTGACATTAGTACAATGCGATTAAGCTCCAGACTTTATTTGGCTCTCACCAGTTTTTCCGTGAATGCCttctttctgttccaggatccagcCCAGAACACCACATTGCCCCGTTTCCCTGTGCCCCCGGCCCAGTGCCCTCGGCTGCCTTAGTCTCTTCCTCTGTTTATGCTTAAAGCAGGGCAGGCCTTCCAACAACGCCGGAGATACCGTTGGGCTGGGAAAAAAACCTTTAGGGGCCTAGCTCTGGGCCGCCACCGCCTGCAGTACGCTGGGTTCCAATGCTGCCTCCAGCTGTGTTGATTCCCTGATTATCTGTGTTCCCAGGTCATTCCCCAGCCCAGCCTAGCTGCTCCCAAGAAGACACTGAAGGTATGACCCCACATTTCCCGAGCAGCTCTGCTGTGCTCCATACGAGGAAAGCCGGGGTTGCTGTGGCTTCTAGCGCGGAGAGCAGTCTCTGGCCTGGGCAGGTGACGGGTGTGCTAGGGCCCGTGGCCCGCGGGTGTGCAAGTGCTGCCTGGTGGCGCGGGCTTGGGGACGCGGCTTGGCACGTGGTGGGAGGTGGAACCTGGAGGGCGTGGCCTGGCGCCTGgctggaaggaaaatgtggggcgCGGCCTGgcgttgggggtggggtggggcctaTGGCGGGGGGCGTGGCCTGGCGCGTGGAGGGAGGCGTGGTCACCTGTTGAGGGCTGGGGGCGGGCTGGTGGGAGGGGTGGGTTCAGCTTGGTGCGTGACAGTTGTGGGGGGCATGGCGCGGCCTAGCGCGTGGCCCTCGGGGGCTGAGGGCGTGACCTTGCACGTGGCCGTTGGTGGGGCGTCACGGGGGCGTGGCCTGGCGTGTGGCCATGGGGGGCTGGGCGTGGCCTGGCACGTGGCCGTTGGCGGCGCGTGACGGGGGCGTGGCCTGGCTGTCTGGGGCTGGGGGCGCGCAGACTCGGCTGCCGCGGCGTGGCCCGGGGTCCCGGGTCGGCGGCGGTATGGGGCGGTTGCGCTGGCAGGTGGCGGCCGCGGCGGCTGTGggcctggctctggctctggAGGCGCTGCCCTGGGTGCTGCGCTGGCTGCGGTCcaggcggcggcggccgcggcgcGAGGTGCTGTTCTTCCCATCTCAGGTGACCTGTACCGAGGCCCTGCTGCGGGCCCCGGGCGCGGCGCTGGTCGGGCTCCCCGAGGGCTGCCCTTGCGGCCTGCCCCACGGCGAGAGCGCGCTAAGCCGCCTGCTGCGTGCCCTGCTGTCCGCCCGCGCCAGCCTGGAGCTCTGCCTGTTCGCCTTCTCCAGCCCGCAGCTGGGCCGCGCCGTGCAGTTGCTGCACCAGCGTGGGGTGCGAGTGCGGGTCGTCACCGACTGCGACTACATGGCCCTCAACGGCTCGCAAATCGGCCTGCTGCGCAAGGCAGGTAGGCCCGGCGGGGTCCAGGCGGAGAAGGCCGGCTTGACCCACGCGGGGTCCTAGGCAAAAGTGGACACTTAGGGGAGGGGGTCTGGGAACGGGCTGAGGCCTCATTTACTTTCCTCGTGGCTTTGTGGGGTCGGGGTGGTGTAACGCGGAGAAAGCAGAGCCCCCACAGAAGGTCTAGCCGGCTGCGCGGACATAAGCGAGCCACGCCCTCGGTGCCTCCGCGATGGGGGCGGTTCTCTAAGTGACCTGTCCCGGCATGCTGGAAGCAGGTGGGCCTGCGTGTGCCGGGTTCTAACCGCCTCTAGGCGGAGCAGGCTCCCCAAGCAACTCCTCGGGCGCCGCCAGCGGAGTTTTCATGACTGCTGCAGCCGGGTCCCGCCCTCCCACAGGCTGCCGGAGACCCCCGGACAGCTTCTGGTAACCTGGATCCTGCTGGCCGGGGAGCTAGACGCCAGGGTTGTGCTTGGACTTCCAGACTGAAGGGCTCTGGGGAGAGGCGGCCACCTGCTGCCGAGTGAATCTCAGGCCACCGGGCTCTGGGAGACCTAAACATATGTTCTAGAAAGCAGCGCCAGAACGTTCTGTTGTTTTCCCAGCTGCAAAAGGAGGGGAACACATATCTCTCTAGCGGGGGCGCGTCTCTCATGGGGTGGGGACAGAAGGGACCAGGAAATGTGAATAATTGGGATCCTTGTCCCACCTGAAGATTCTCAGTCCATCCTAGCCCAGTTCGGCGGCCCAGCCTGCTCTTGCCTTTTGTGTATTTGCACCCACAGACTCTTGGGCTTCTCTCTGTCTCCGTCACTCAGGCACCCAGAAAGTCACGCCTGCACGTGCAACCGTTGGATCTGATAATTCTGGTGGCCGCAGTGACCGAGAGACGTGTGGAGCCCTGGGAATCGTCCAGGCTGGGCAGTGGTCACCGCCGCGCTGTTCCTTCTGCACAGCCGTAGCCTCTTGTTGACTTGGGCCTCAGAGCAGCC encodes the following:
- the PLD6 gene encoding mitochondrial cardiolipin hydrolase is translated as MGRLRWQVAAAAAVGLALALEALPWVLRWLRSRRRRPRREVLFFPSQVTCTEALLRAPGAALVGLPEGCPCGLPHGESALSRLLRALLSARASLELCLFAFSSPQLGRAVQLLHQRGVRVRVVTDCDYMALNGSQIGLLRKAGIQVRHDQDLGYMHHKFAIVDKRVLITGSLNWTTQAIQNNRENVLIMEDDEYVRVFLEEFERIWEEFNPTKYTFFPQKRKSH